The genomic region GCTTCGCTGCTGTAGCCTTATATGGAATTACCGTTCATAAGATAGAGCCAATACTTCACTTAAACATTGTTGAAGCAGCTTGGTTAGTAGCAATTCCACTAGTAACTGGCGCTTTCCTTAGAATACCCTTCTCAGCCTTAGTTGACACTTGGGGAGGGAGGAGAATAATATTTTTACAGTTAACAATCTCTATTATAGGAGTATTAGGAATAATTTCTACACTTTACAAGCTTAAATCTTTATCAGATTTAGAGGCATACTGGTTATTACTATTATTTGGAGCATTAGCCGGGACAGGAATCTCAATCTTCTCTTCTGGGATTACTTACGTCTCCTATTGGTATCCTGAGAAGAAGCAAGGTACCGCATTAGGAATATATGCAGGTTTAGGAAATACTGCACCTGGAATATTTACAGCTATCATTCCATATGCGCTATTGTCTTTAGGTTTAATAGGGGCATACGAAGGATGGCTAGCGTTCTTAGTTGCTATGACTATAGTATTTGTCCTTATTGGTTATGATAATTATTACCAACAATTATTAAAGAGAGGCTATAGTCAAGAGGAGGCTAAAAGTAGGGCCTTAGCATTAGGTCAAGAGGTGTTTCCTACTAATGCAAAAGCTACTCTAAAATATGCTATAAGGAAATGGCAAACATGGTTGTTAGTAACAATGTATTTTACAAGTTTTGGCGGCTTTGAAGCTTTAACAGAGTGGTTTCCTACTTACTGGACTAAATACATAGGAATATCGCTAATTGAGGCTGGAATATTAACTGGTATTGTAT from Acidianus ambivalens harbors:
- a CDS encoding MFS transporter, with amino-acid sequence MTEVKGNRQVSLVAGTIAFFAGFAAVALYGITVHKIEPILHLNIVEAAWLVAIPLVTGAFLRIPFSALVDTWGGRRIIFLQLTISIIGVLGIISTLYKLKSLSDLEAYWLLLLFGALAGTGISIFSSGITYVSYWYPEKKQGTALGIYAGLGNTAPGIFTAIIPYALLSLGLIGAYEGWLAFLVAMTIVFVLIGYDNYYQQLLKRGYSQEEAKSRALALGQEVFPTNAKATLKYAIRKWQTWLLVTMYFTSFGGFEALTEWFPTYWTKYIGISLIEAGILTGIVYSLLAALIRVLGGFLSDKFGGERISIMSYTILIVGSSIMILAHSLPFAITGEIVMAIGMGIANAAVYKLVPKYEPDAVGGASGLVGGLGSAGGLILPPVLAYFVLILGKIGYSLGFSVYIALGLISLIFSVVLWNKYHKFKDKIKVIEATTQSSNKKLT